From Synoicihabitans lomoniglobus, the proteins below share one genomic window:
- a CDS encoding SulP family inorganic anion transporter, whose product MTSPESTDSGATPAPSHWLPDLTAAALCAVVTLAYAGSFGQLVFGGELAPFAGRAVLAALITGICMNLVLSWRSSFKFSLGGADSNPSAILAASVASIAATLGAGATSGTGETATMLPTVTVYLFGSAALCGLCVAFVGARGWGRYVRYIPYPVVGGFLSGTGYLLLAGAFKMTTGRRLNWEFWQGWSEVPVIAWGTTVVVAAGLMILSRKFTHYLVVPSIIVATIAAFHLMLFGLGWDFASARAEGLLLAPLTLGEWSTWISLDYAAVDWTVLVSHLDDVGAMTMLVIVATLLNTTSLEHATATDAKTTRELEAIGWGNIVASIMGGFVGMISFNRSWLNRKAGATTGWAARLCALMVAAIVLFAPQLVGLLPRPVLTGLILYLGINLLYTWLVEARSRMLPSDHLIVMAIVAIIAAFGAVAGVACGVIIACVSLAFTLSRNPSIRYRFTARSRHANVERPPHEQALLQQHGEELQGFSLQGILFFGTVNNVLTDMREHLERVRLLLLDFRLVHGMDGSAAVVLQRVQSLCRDAGTRLVFTGLNAEMQAALAGSGLDFSDRNVRCFDDVDLGLEWCEERIIARTNESTAPLPIAHNIIETIDADLLREFESREVAVGEVLMKRGDPGDEMFIIKHGRLQVQISSRIGGQDIIKRLRTYGPGTLVGEMGFYSGAPRSADIVSVEPTAVYAITQRRLTALEAAHPGFSDRLHRYVINTLALRLRSANDEILQLL is encoded by the coding sequence ATGACCTCCCCTGAATCGACCGATTCCGGGGCTACCCCAGCTCCTTCGCATTGGCTGCCCGATTTGACGGCGGCGGCGTTGTGCGCGGTCGTCACCCTCGCCTACGCCGGTAGTTTCGGCCAATTGGTCTTTGGCGGCGAATTGGCGCCCTTCGCCGGTCGCGCGGTCTTGGCGGCCTTGATCACCGGTATCTGCATGAACCTCGTGTTGTCGTGGCGGAGCTCGTTCAAGTTCTCCCTCGGCGGCGCCGATTCGAATCCGTCGGCGATTTTGGCGGCATCGGTGGCGAGCATCGCCGCCACCCTCGGCGCGGGTGCAACGTCTGGCACCGGCGAGACCGCCACGATGTTGCCTACCGTGACGGTTTATCTTTTTGGTTCGGCCGCCTTGTGCGGCTTGTGCGTCGCATTTGTCGGCGCGCGCGGCTGGGGACGCTACGTGCGCTACATCCCGTATCCAGTCGTCGGCGGTTTCCTGTCGGGCACCGGTTATCTACTGCTCGCGGGCGCGTTCAAAATGACGACCGGTCGGCGACTCAATTGGGAATTCTGGCAAGGCTGGAGCGAGGTGCCTGTCATCGCGTGGGGCACAACCGTGGTAGTGGCCGCGGGGTTGATGATCTTGTCGCGTAAATTCACCCACTACCTCGTGGTGCCGAGCATCATCGTGGCAACCATCGCTGCGTTTCATCTCATGCTCTTCGGGCTCGGCTGGGATTTCGCCTCCGCTCGGGCCGAGGGACTGCTCCTGGCTCCACTCACGCTGGGTGAATGGTCGACCTGGATCTCCCTGGACTATGCCGCCGTCGATTGGACGGTCCTCGTATCTCACCTCGACGATGTCGGGGCCATGACGATGCTCGTCATCGTCGCAACATTGCTGAACACCACGAGTCTCGAGCACGCCACCGCCACCGACGCCAAGACCACGCGGGAGCTGGAGGCGATCGGTTGGGGCAATATCGTCGCCAGTATCATGGGAGGATTCGTCGGCATGATTTCGTTCAATCGCAGTTGGTTGAACCGAAAAGCCGGCGCAACCACCGGTTGGGCGGCACGACTGTGCGCGTTGATGGTTGCCGCCATCGTGCTCTTTGCCCCGCAGTTGGTGGGACTGCTGCCCCGGCCGGTGCTGACAGGGTTGATCCTATATCTGGGAATTAATCTGCTCTATACGTGGCTGGTCGAAGCGCGGTCCCGGATGTTGCCGTCCGATCACCTCATCGTGATGGCGATCGTGGCCATCATCGCCGCGTTCGGCGCTGTGGCGGGCGTGGCCTGCGGCGTCATCATCGCCTGCGTGAGTCTCGCGTTCACCCTGAGTCGCAACCCGTCGATTCGCTATCGATTCACGGCGCGCAGTCGCCACGCCAACGTCGAACGACCTCCTCACGAGCAGGCGTTGCTGCAACAACACGGTGAAGAACTCCAAGGATTCTCCCTGCAGGGCATTCTCTTCTTCGGCACAGTTAACAACGTGTTGACCGACATGCGCGAACACCTGGAACGAGTCCGCCTGCTTCTGCTCGATTTCCGCCTCGTGCACGGCATGGATGGCTCCGCCGCCGTCGTGCTGCAGCGCGTGCAATCCTTGTGTCGCGACGCCGGCACGCGTCTGGTTTTCACGGGTCTCAACGCCGAGATGCAAGCGGCGTTGGCGGGCAGCGGTCTCGATTTTTCCGACCGCAATGTGCGCTGCTTCGACGACGTCGACCTCGGGCTCGAATGGTGCGAAGAACGCATCATCGCCCGCACCAACGAATCGACCGCGCCCCTCCCCATCGCACACAACATCATCGAAACCATCGACGCCGACTTGCTGCGGGAGTTCGAGAGTCGCGAAGTCGCCGTCGGCGAAGTCCTGATGAAGCGCGGCGATCCCGGCGACGAAATGTTCATCATCAAACACGGACGTTTGCAGGTGCAAATCTCGTCCCGGATCGGCGGCCAGGATATCATCAAGCGTCTGCGCACCTACGGTCCGGGCACCCTCGTCGGCGAAATGGGGTTTTACTCCGGCGCCCCGCGCAGTGCCGACATCGTGAGCGTCGAACCCACGGCCGTGTATGCGATCACGCAACGTCGACTCACGGCATTGGAAGCGGCCCATCCGGGCTTCTCAGATCGCCTGCATCGCTACGTGATCAACACGCTTGCGCTGCGCCTGCGCTCGGCCAACGACGAGATTCTGCAGCTGTTGTAG
- a CDS encoding ABC transporter ATP-binding protein: MTDPTSIPVLAAEGLAKSYLSGDRTLCVLEGISMVVAAGESVSIRGESGSGKSTLLHLLAGLDKPDAGELTWAGSPDTGASRRGHFLGMVFQSFYLIPELTALDNVLMAARMLGKVGPVERARARALLERVGLAERASHVPAKLSGGERQRVAVARALMNRPQLLLADEPTGNLDERTSDAVIELLLSLSRETNTTLVLVTHNLAHAAKTDRQLTLQGGRLGSV; encoded by the coding sequence ATGACTGACCCGACCAGCATTCCCGTTTTGGCGGCCGAGGGATTGGCGAAGTCCTACCTCAGCGGTGATCGCACGTTGTGCGTATTGGAAGGTATTTCGATGGTGGTGGCCGCCGGAGAGAGCGTCAGTATCCGGGGGGAATCGGGTTCGGGAAAGTCGACGCTGCTGCACCTGTTGGCGGGACTGGATAAACCCGATGCGGGCGAGCTGACCTGGGCGGGGTCGCCGGATACGGGTGCGAGCCGCCGCGGGCATTTTCTCGGCATGGTGTTTCAGTCGTTTTATTTGATTCCCGAACTCACGGCGCTGGACAACGTGCTGATGGCGGCGCGGATGCTGGGCAAGGTGGGGCCGGTGGAGCGGGCGCGAGCTAGGGCGCTGCTCGAGCGAGTGGGCCTGGCCGAGCGGGCGAGTCATGTGCCGGCGAAACTCTCGGGCGGCGAACGTCAGCGCGTGGCCGTGGCGCGAGCGTTGATGAACCGTCCGCAACTGTTGTTGGCGGATGAGCCGACCGGCAACCTCGACGAGCGCACGAGCGACGCCGTAATCGAGTTGTTGCTCAGTCTCAGCCGCGAGACCAATACGACTCTGGTGCTTGTAACTCACAACCTTGCGCATGCCGCCAAAACGGACCGGCAGCTGACTCTGCAAGGCGGCCGGTTGGGATCCGTTTAG
- a CDS encoding ABC transporter permease, with product MPWSLYLALKQLFPSGKRFPFFTVISMLGVTLGVWCLIVSIGVMGGFHREIRRMIVDTQGDVQIRAGAYLDNVDEVISVLEAQPDVVGVTPFAEGVVMMEHEFKPAFPALQGIDIDRVNSVVPLDSYVRSGSLEDLDDDSVILSSKLAYGIGARIGSVVEVYSPLLLEKMKDGEMMLPRELEVVGIFEIGHQSLDSSVVLVTLRRMQELYGLEEGVHGFNVKLAPDTDPDIAARGMNVALADIAPGAFARSWMDSNQDFLFVVQLEKNMIFFLLLFIIVVAAFSVTSSLLISVVRKTREIGLLSAMGGRARDVALCFCWQALIIGTSGTLVGVGLGFTVLHYRNDIIGLFTRLTGSEEALLRFYEFANLPAYLSPQDLTLIISLAITISTLAGLLPAWRAARLQPVEALRSE from the coding sequence ATGCCCTGGTCTCTCTACCTCGCCCTCAAGCAGCTCTTCCCGTCGGGGAAGCGGTTTCCGTTTTTCACGGTGATCTCGATGCTGGGGGTGACGCTGGGCGTATGGTGTTTGATCGTGTCGATCGGCGTGATGGGCGGGTTTCATCGCGAGATTCGTCGCATGATCGTGGATACGCAGGGCGATGTGCAGATCCGCGCCGGAGCCTATCTCGACAATGTCGACGAAGTGATCTCGGTGCTGGAAGCGCAGCCCGACGTGGTGGGGGTGACGCCATTCGCGGAAGGCGTGGTGATGATGGAGCACGAATTCAAACCGGCGTTTCCGGCGTTGCAGGGCATTGATATCGATCGGGTCAACTCGGTCGTGCCGCTCGATTCCTACGTGCGTTCGGGGTCGCTGGAAGATCTGGATGATGATTCCGTTATTCTGAGTTCCAAACTCGCCTACGGCATCGGCGCCCGGATCGGCAGCGTCGTCGAAGTCTATTCGCCGCTCTTGTTGGAGAAAATGAAGGACGGCGAAATGATGCTGCCGCGCGAGTTGGAAGTCGTGGGGATTTTTGAGATCGGTCACCAGTCACTCGACAGCAGCGTGGTGCTCGTGACGTTGCGCCGCATGCAGGAGCTCTACGGGCTCGAGGAAGGCGTGCACGGTTTCAATGTGAAACTGGCGCCCGACACGGATCCCGACATCGCGGCGCGGGGTATGAATGTCGCGCTGGCCGACATCGCGCCGGGTGCGTTCGCCCGGTCCTGGATGGATTCGAATCAGGACTTTCTCTTCGTGGTGCAACTGGAGAAGAACATGATCTTTTTCCTATTGTTGTTCATCATCGTGGTGGCGGCGTTTTCGGTCACGAGCTCGCTGCTTATTTCGGTGGTGCGCAAGACGCGCGAAATCGGTCTCCTGAGTGCGATGGGCGGGCGGGCACGCGATGTCGCGCTGTGCTTCTGTTGGCAGGCGTTGATCATCGGCACGTCGGGCACTCTCGTCGGGGTCGGGCTCGGTTTCACGGTGCTGCACTACCGCAATGATATCATTGGCCTGTTCACGCGGCTGACCGGCAGCGAAGAGGCGCTGTTACGGTTTTATGAGTTCGCGAATCTGCCGGCGTATCTGTCGCCGCAGGACCTGACGCTCATCATCTCGTTGGCGATCACCATCTCAACCCTGGCCGGCCTGTTGCCCGCGTGGCGCGCGGCGCGACTGCAACCGGTGGAAGCCCTGCGTTCCGAATGA
- the lysS gene encoding lysine--tRNA ligase, which yields MSEETSPDISHDQHAVRRQKLAELRAAGSDPFRAEVKPTHFSAEAIAAHVEGEDNAITVTVAGRIVTRRDMGKSQFVKILDQQGIIQLYVKKDVIGEAVYPVFKKLDLGDFIGVTGTLFKTRTGEITVRAHSYVLVAKALRPLPEKFHGLADAEQVYRQRYLDLVVNAESRERLITRSKIVSQIRRFLEDRNFLEVETPVLQNVAGGAAARPFETHHNALSVDFVLRISLELYLKRLLVGGIDRVFEIGRNFRNEGISRRHNPEFTMLEVYQAYSDYRGMMTLVKDLIQCICYDVLHQRSVTHQATGEEIHFFGEWREVTYKQLLIDATGEAGWFELPRHAKIAKAESLGCKINPAWEDFEITNEIFGKKIEPTLIQPTFVTHLPKELCPLAKLNQVDPSVLDVFELTIGGMEIAPAYSEQNDPDVQRAMFEAQAGEEQQNIDHDFLLALEHGMPPAGGMGIGIDRLCILLTGAESIRDVILFPQLRPGGSGA from the coding sequence ATGAGCGAAGAGACGTCACCAGACATTAGCCACGACCAACATGCCGTCCGCCGGCAAAAGCTTGCCGAGCTGCGCGCGGCCGGCAGCGATCCGTTTCGGGCTGAGGTCAAACCGACGCATTTCTCGGCCGAGGCGATCGCCGCCCACGTCGAGGGTGAGGACAACGCCATCACGGTCACGGTGGCCGGCCGCATCGTCACCCGGCGGGACATGGGCAAGAGCCAGTTCGTCAAGATCCTCGATCAGCAGGGGATCATCCAGCTCTACGTGAAAAAGGACGTCATCGGCGAAGCGGTTTACCCGGTGTTCAAAAAGCTCGATCTGGGCGACTTCATTGGCGTGACCGGCACGCTCTTCAAGACTCGCACGGGTGAAATCACGGTGCGCGCTCACAGCTACGTGCTCGTGGCCAAGGCGCTGCGGCCATTGCCCGAAAAATTTCACGGTCTGGCTGACGCCGAGCAGGTCTATCGCCAGCGTTACCTCGACCTCGTGGTTAACGCCGAGTCGCGCGAGCGCCTCATTACGCGTTCCAAGATCGTCTCGCAGATCCGCCGTTTCCTGGAGGATCGCAACTTCCTCGAGGTCGAAACGCCGGTGCTGCAAAACGTGGCTGGCGGCGCGGCGGCGCGTCCATTTGAGACGCACCACAACGCGTTGTCCGTCGATTTCGTGTTACGCATTTCGCTCGAGCTTTACCTGAAGCGTTTGCTGGTCGGCGGTATCGATCGCGTGTTTGAAATCGGGCGCAATTTCCGCAACGAGGGCATCTCCCGTCGCCACAATCCCGAGTTCACCATGCTCGAGGTTTACCAAGCTTACAGCGATTACCGCGGCATGATGACGCTGGTGAAGGATTTGATACAGTGCATCTGTTACGACGTCCTTCATCAACGTTCCGTCACCCATCAAGCCACGGGCGAGGAGATCCACTTTTTTGGCGAATGGCGCGAAGTGACTTACAAGCAGCTCCTGATCGACGCGACCGGCGAGGCCGGTTGGTTCGAGCTGCCCCGCCACGCCAAAATCGCCAAGGCCGAGTCGTTGGGCTGCAAGATCAATCCGGCGTGGGAGGACTTCGAAATCACCAACGAGATTTTTGGCAAGAAGATCGAACCGACGCTGATTCAGCCGACTTTTGTGACGCATTTGCCCAAGGAGCTCTGTCCCTTGGCCAAGCTCAATCAAGTGGACCCGAGCGTGCTCGACGTGTTCGAGCTCACCATCGGCGGCATGGAAATCGCCCCCGCCTACAGCGAGCAAAACGACCCCGACGTGCAGCGCGCCATGTTCGAGGCCCAGGCCGGTGAGGAGCAGCAGAACATCGACCACGACTTCCTGCTCGCGCTCGAGCACGGCATGCCGCCGGCGGGTGGCATGGGCATCGGCATCGACCGACTGTGCATCCTGCTCACGGGGGCCGAAAGCATTCGCGACGTGATTCTGTTCCCGCAATTGCGGCCGGGCGGCAGCGGAGCCTGA
- a CDS encoding DUF6268 family outer membrane beta-barrel protein, with amino-acid sequence MSSDEGGFSSDGFRLSAIVSVGHKVSPTFRWNAGFAASTEGDYPVLPMLGLQWEFSPDWTLAFGFPKTEVIYQMSPQLSFNAGLCFQGGSYAISTVNAPGLNDTHMDYREFRLGGGLSYRPSAAIELRLDGGAVINRRFDYYDRNFEIKGDSAAYVELTMKLRF; translated from the coding sequence GTGAGCAGTGACGAAGGCGGATTCTCCAGCGACGGCTTTCGACTCTCCGCGATCGTTTCGGTTGGCCATAAAGTGAGCCCGACGTTCCGGTGGAACGCTGGCTTCGCCGCCTCGACCGAGGGTGATTACCCCGTGCTGCCGATGCTCGGACTGCAATGGGAGTTCTCGCCGGATTGGACGCTGGCTTTCGGGTTTCCCAAGACCGAGGTGATTTACCAGATGAGTCCGCAGCTTAGCTTCAACGCCGGCCTGTGTTTCCAAGGTGGAAGCTATGCCATTTCCACCGTCAATGCCCCGGGATTGAACGACACCCACATGGACTATCGCGAGTTCCGCCTCGGCGGCGGTCTATCCTACCGACCGTCCGCCGCGATTGAACTGAGGCTCGACGGCGGCGCGGTGATCAACCGGCGCTTCGACTACTATGATCGGAATTTTGAGATCAAAGGCGACAGCGCCGCCTACGTTGAATTGACGATGAAACTCCGTTTTTAG
- a CDS encoding MgtC/SapB family protein, translating into MPLTLAAIAASAGLGALVGLIRQWSEQTKNEATDGPSIDFGGVRTHTFWGVLGCLGGAATERAAWALPVIIAAIASHQIVFRWRGPVPGNGGGTSFAAMLLTILAGTLVAWDLTQAAVLVTTLTMVTLGLKQPIHNWTRKFTAEDVRAALQFVAITGVVLPLVPNRAMGPFDGFNPYSTWLMVVLISGVGFAGYVAMRLFGTKSGVFVTSLLGGLASSTATTLAFSRRSKEDPDLSIHYAFAISTACTVMVPRVIAVIAVLNAPLAMAVAKPLLLMTLPAIVFGAWYAFRPSAGSSVASPSMNNPLSLRTSVKFALLYALFAFLVKAVTQLDLQSGLLPLSFISGLTDMDAIALSMADSQRGDGLPLSLAVNAIVMGAIANALLKAGMAVSLGSRPLRLPVGLVLGATAVVGAVTIGLN; encoded by the coding sequence ATGCCCCTTACCCTTGCCGCCATCGCTGCCAGCGCCGGACTCGGTGCGCTCGTCGGATTGATTCGCCAATGGAGCGAGCAAACCAAGAACGAAGCCACCGACGGTCCCTCGATCGATTTCGGCGGTGTGCGCACGCACACGTTCTGGGGCGTGCTGGGTTGTCTCGGCGGCGCCGCCACCGAACGAGCGGCTTGGGCGTTGCCGGTGATCATCGCCGCGATCGCGTCCCACCAGATCGTGTTTCGCTGGCGCGGGCCGGTGCCGGGCAACGGCGGCGGCACGAGCTTTGCCGCCATGTTACTGACGATTCTGGCTGGCACGTTGGTCGCCTGGGATCTCACGCAGGCGGCCGTGTTGGTGACGACCCTCACCATGGTGACCCTGGGGTTGAAACAGCCGATTCACAATTGGACGCGTAAATTTACTGCCGAGGACGTGCGGGCCGCGCTGCAGTTTGTCGCCATCACCGGCGTGGTGCTCCCGCTCGTGCCGAATCGCGCGATGGGTCCTTTCGACGGGTTCAACCCCTACTCCACGTGGTTGATGGTTGTGCTCATTTCCGGGGTGGGATTTGCCGGTTACGTGGCCATGCGGTTGTTTGGCACCAAGTCCGGTGTGTTTGTCACCAGTTTGCTGGGAGGGCTCGCTTCGAGCACTGCCACGACGTTGGCGTTTAGTCGCCGCAGCAAAGAGGACCCCGACCTCTCCATCCACTACGCGTTCGCGATCTCCACCGCCTGCACGGTGATGGTCCCGCGGGTGATCGCGGTCATCGCCGTATTAAACGCCCCGTTGGCCATGGCCGTCGCCAAGCCTTTGTTGCTGATGACACTGCCGGCGATCGTCTTCGGCGCATGGTATGCGTTTCGACCCAGCGCCGGCAGCAGCGTGGCGTCGCCGTCCATGAACAATCCGCTGAGTTTGCGCACCTCGGTCAAATTTGCCCTGCTGTATGCGTTGTTCGCGTTTTTGGTCAAAGCGGTCACTCAACTCGATCTGCAGAGCGGATTACTGCCTTTGAGTTTCATCTCGGGCCTGACCGACATGGACGCGATCGCTCTTTCCATGGCCGATAGTCAACGCGGCGACGGGCTACCCCTCAGTCTCGCCGTCAACGCCATCGTCATGGGCGCCATCGCCAATGCCCTCCTCAAAGCCGGCATGGCCGTGAGCCTCGGTTCCCGGCCACTGCGCCTCCCGGTGGGACTGGTGCTCGGTGCCACCGCGGTTGTGGGTGCCGTCACCATCGGACTGAACTGA
- the lipB gene encoding lipoyl(octanoyl) transferase LipB — translation MLPTAPSTVQIVDWGRTTYGAATERQRGLVGERIAGKTPDTLVFTEHDPVYTVGLRQGAAANLLWDPAQLAAQGITVAETNRGGDITYHGPGQIVGYPIVDLSAVKDLHAYLRFLEEVMIRAVGALGLAATRRDGLTGIWVGSRKIAAIGVAVRRWVAYHGFALNVNPNLDHFAGIVPCGIASADGTVTSLARELPTAPPSMDEVRAVLVQEFTTLWPEFIAGRSTPTVS, via the coding sequence ATGCTCCCGACCGCGCCTTCAACCGTTCAAATCGTCGACTGGGGTCGCACCACTTACGGGGCGGCGACGGAGCGTCAACGCGGGCTGGTGGGTGAGCGCATCGCGGGCAAGACCCCAGACACGCTCGTATTTACCGAACACGATCCGGTTTACACCGTCGGTCTGCGGCAGGGCGCCGCCGCCAACCTATTGTGGGACCCGGCGCAACTTGCCGCGCAAGGCATCACCGTGGCCGAAACCAATCGCGGCGGTGACATTACGTATCATGGCCCCGGCCAGATCGTGGGTTACCCGATCGTCGACCTTTCCGCCGTTAAAGACCTGCACGCTTACCTGCGCTTTTTGGAGGAAGTCATGATTCGTGCCGTGGGCGCGCTCGGCCTCGCCGCCACGCGTCGCGACGGACTCACCGGCATCTGGGTGGGCTCGCGCAAAATTGCGGCCATCGGCGTGGCCGTGCGCCGCTGGGTCGCCTATCACGGCTTTGCCCTCAACGTGAATCCGAACCTCGACCATTTCGCCGGCATCGTGCCCTGCGGTATCGCCTCCGCCGATGGCACCGTCACGTCCCTCGCCCGCGAATTGCCCACCGCGCCTCCTTCGATGGACGAGGTGCGCGCCGTGCTAGTGCAGGAATTCACCACGCTCTGGCCGGAGTTCATCGCGGGTCGAAGCACGCCGACTGTTTCATAA
- the lipA gene encoding lipoyl synthase, producing the protein MDLTDTTRKPSWLRAKLPSGPGYQAVRKLVDEHQLHTVCQSAQCPNLGECWSRGTATVMILGNICTRSCNFCAIQTGRPTEYDIAEPARVADAVAKMNLKHCVITSVARDELADGGAAIWAATIRAIRHRNPSTAIEVLVPDFKGRMDQVDTVLDAKPDIYNHNVETVERLQKPVRVQARYERSRSVLRHAKSRGFTTKTGIMLGLGERKEEIEQTLRDLVDDGVDILTIGQYLQPTPKHWKIDRWVHPDEFEHWHKWGLEIGFGVVESGAMVRSSYHADEQSEKYTGEEHLNRSNALAGV; encoded by the coding sequence ATGGATCTGACCGACACCACACGTAAACCCTCCTGGCTCCGTGCCAAATTGCCCTCCGGCCCGGGCTACCAAGCCGTGCGCAAGCTCGTGGATGAACATCAGCTCCACACCGTTTGCCAGAGCGCCCAGTGCCCCAATCTCGGCGAGTGTTGGTCCCGCGGCACCGCGACGGTCATGATTCTGGGCAACATCTGCACGCGCTCCTGCAATTTTTGTGCAATCCAGACCGGCCGACCCACCGAATACGACATCGCCGAGCCCGCCCGCGTCGCCGACGCCGTGGCCAAGATGAATCTGAAGCACTGCGTGATCACCTCGGTCGCTCGCGACGAGTTGGCCGATGGCGGAGCCGCGATTTGGGCCGCCACCATCCGCGCCATTCGCCACCGTAATCCCTCGACCGCGATCGAGGTGCTCGTGCCCGATTTCAAAGGTCGTATGGACCAAGTCGATACCGTGCTCGACGCCAAGCCCGACATCTACAATCACAACGTCGAGACCGTCGAACGCCTGCAAAAACCCGTCCGCGTGCAGGCCCGCTACGAGCGTTCCCGCTCCGTGCTGCGTCACGCCAAGTCGCGCGGTTTCACCACCAAGACCGGCATCATGCTCGGCCTCGGCGAGCGCAAGGAGGAGATCGAGCAAACCCTGCGTGATCTGGTCGACGACGGCGTGGATATCCTGACCATCGGCCAATACCTGCAGCCGACTCCAAAGCATTGGAAGATCGACCGCTGGGTGCATCCGGATGAGTTCGAGCACTGGCACAAGTGGGGCCTCGAAATCGGCTTCGGCGTCGTCGAAAGCGGCGCCATGGTGCGCTCCAGCTATCACGCCGACGAACAATCCGAAAAATACACCGGCGAGGAGCACCTCAACCGCTCCAACGCGCTGGCCGGGGTGTGA
- a CDS encoding alkaline phosphatase D family protein — protein MRLRSLLSALLATLILAGALAAGEIVSGPMLGYRAHREVFLWLETKDAKEVTLTYWLLGQPDSTSSITHHDTPAHPAGGQIHHFRPGLLKMGGTYQYRITIDGEDQALAAPATFATQELWEWRTPPPDFSFIVGSCAYINEAEFDRPGSPYGKTTRTFELMGESDADFMIWTGDNWYWREADYDSISGLWHRPMHDRAIPEMQKLLGTMHHYATWDDHDYGPNDSNWSYEYKDTARDIFQAYWGNHAYGERDNPGVYSKFYWGDAAFFLMDNHYYRDAAGLDQDKHPEKTQWGRHQLEWLKQSLLAAKELNHFKFLFIATGNQMLQSTSRGESHELYRHEREELMEFIVENELTGVVFLTGDVHFSAMYKRELSAGQWVYEITSSPFSSGAWTNIADTPGGKDPALLPDTLVPDQNFTRVDVTGSGAERALVVTCIDKQGTVRYTRTIKLSDLRPSAQ, from the coding sequence ATGCGCCTGCGTTCTCTCCTCTCCGCTCTCCTCGCCACGTTGATCCTCGCGGGTGCTCTCGCTGCGGGCGAAATTGTTTCCGGCCCGATGTTGGGCTATCGTGCCCATCGCGAGGTCTTCCTCTGGCTCGAAACCAAGGACGCCAAGGAGGTCACGTTAACCTACTGGTTGCTCGGACAACCTGATTCGACCTCGTCGATCACGCATCACGACACCCCCGCTCATCCCGCCGGCGGCCAGATCCACCATTTCCGCCCCGGACTCCTCAAAATGGGCGGCACTTACCAATACCGCATCACCATCGATGGCGAAGACCAGGCCCTCGCCGCCCCTGCGACCTTTGCCACCCAGGAACTGTGGGAATGGCGCACCCCGCCGCCCGACTTCTCGTTCATTGTTGGCTCCTGCGCCTACATTAATGAAGCCGAATTTGACCGGCCCGGCTCTCCCTACGGCAAGACCACTCGCACCTTCGAACTCATGGGTGAGTCCGACGCCGACTTCATGATCTGGACCGGAGACAACTGGTATTGGCGCGAAGCCGACTACGACTCGATCAGCGGTCTTTGGCATCGACCCATGCACGATCGCGCCATTCCCGAGATGCAAAAGCTCCTCGGCACCATGCATCACTACGCCACGTGGGACGACCACGACTACGGCCCCAACGACTCCAACTGGTCCTACGAATACAAGGACACCGCCCGGGACATCTTTCAGGCCTACTGGGGCAACCACGCTTACGGCGAGCGCGACAACCCCGGGGTCTACAGCAAGTTCTATTGGGGCGACGCCGCGTTCTTCCTCATGGACAACCACTACTATCGGGACGCCGCCGGGCTCGACCAGGACAAGCACCCGGAGAAGACCCAGTGGGGTCGCCACCAACTCGAATGGCTCAAGCAGTCCCTCCTCGCCGCCAAAGAGCTCAATCACTTCAAGTTCCTCTTCATCGCCACGGGCAACCAAATGCTCCAGTCGACGTCTCGCGGTGAAAGCCATGAACTCTACCGTCACGAACGCGAAGAGCTGATGGAGTTCATCGTGGAAAACGAGCTCACCGGCGTCGTGTTCCTCACTGGCGATGTGCACTTTTCGGCCATGTATAAACGCGAGCTCAGTGCCGGCCAGTGGGTCTACGAGATCACGTCATCGCCGTTCAGCAGCGGCGCCTGGACCAACATCGCCGACACCCCGGGCGGCAAAGATCCCGCCCTGCTCCCCGACACGCTCGTGCCGGATCAAAACTTCACCCGCGTCGATGTCACCGGATCAGGCGCCGAGCGCGCCTTGGTCGTCACCTGCATCGATAAACAAGGCACCGTGCGCTATACCCGGACGATAAAACTGTCGGATCTGCGCCCCTCCGCGCAATAA